The DNA window AGACGCGGGACGGATTCCTCTTCGGAAATAAAGCCACGGCGATCATTGCCCACCCAAGCAGACCGAGGCCATGATCGGCCAGGGTCGGACGGCCCGAAAACAAAAGATGCACGATCCAGGGGGCATCGGATGGATTGCTTTTGATCACCCACTGCCCCGGCAGATCGTCAAACAGAAAACCGTAGTAAGTAAAATAGATCTGCGGCGACAACCAGACAAAGACCATAAAGGCCAGCACTGCAAAAAGCAGCCGCGCCCACCATGGCCGGCCGGATGTCATGCGGCGCGTGACCCACAGCATGAACACACACAACACAACAGACAACAGGACAAGCCCCGCCTGACCGCCCTGTGTCAGCGTAAAAAAGCTGTCCCCGGCGTATTGGTTCATCAGGTCCAGTCGAGCACCACTTTGCCGGACTGGCCCGATTTCATCGCGGCAAACCCTGCCTCGAAATCATCGACGGCAAAGCGATGCGTGATAACCCGGCTTACATCCAGACCGTTCTGCAGCATGGCGATCATCTTGTACCAGGTCTCGAAAATCTCACGCCCGTACACGCCTTTGATGGTGATAGCTTTGAAAACGATCCGGCTCCAGTCGACAGGGCTTTTGCCCGGCGGAATACCCAGCATCGCAATGCGCCCTCCCATCGTCATTGCATCCACCATCTGATCAAGCGCGCGCTGGTTTCCGGACATCTCAAGGCCGACGTCAAAGCCCTGTTTCATCTTCAGATCAGACACTGTTTCGGCCAGATCCTGTTCTGCGACATTGACCGGCACCACATCGGCGACCTCTGCCGCCAGACGCAGGCGGTCAGGATTCACGTCTGTGATCACCACATGCCGGGCGCCGGCGTGCCGCGCCACGGCTGCGGCCATGATGCCGATGGGCCCTGCGCCGGTGATCAGCACATCCTCCCCGATCAGATCAAAGCTGAGCGCGGTGTGCACAGCATTGCCGAGCGGGTCGAGAATAGCGCCGATGTCATCGGGAATGTCATCCGGCAGCGGCACGACATTAAAGGCGGGCAGCCTGAGATACTGCGCAAACGCGCCCTGTTCGTTGACGCCGATGCCCCGGGTCGCCGGATCGAGGTGAAACTTGCCGGCCCGGCTCTGGCGCGACGTTTTGCCAATGAGATGCCCCTCACCTGAACAGCGCTGGCCGATTTCCAGATCGGTGACATTGTGGCCAACCTCAACGATTTCGCCGGCAAATTCGTGGCCGGTGATCATCGGCACTGGCACGGTTGAGGCGGCCCAGTCGTCCCAGTTCCAGATGTGAATATCGGTCCCGCAGATCCCGGTTTTCTTTATCCTGATCAGCACGTCATCAGGCCCGGGTTCGGGTACCGGCGCGTGGATCATCCAGAGGCCTTCGCGGGGATGCAGCTTGGACAGTGCTTTCATTTCATTGGTCATTTCAACACTCCGCAGGCTTTGCCCGCCGTTTCAAAAGCCTTGAGCGCAAAAGAAAGATCCTCCTGTGTCAGAGCGGCGTTCATCTGGGTTCTGATCCGTGCCTCACCCCGGGGTACCACCGGGAAAAAGAAGCCTGACACAAAAACCCCCTCGTCGAAGAGGCGCGCGGCCATGTCCTGGGCCAGTTGCGCCTCGCCCAGCATGACAGGCACAATCGGATGCTCGCCCGGCAGCAGCTCAAAACCCAGCGCTTCGAGCCCGCTGCGCCAGATGCGCGTATTCTCAAAAAGCTGCGCGCGCAGATCATCGCCGGCCTCAACGAGATCCAGCGCTTTCAGCCCGGCTGAGACAATCGACGGCGGCAGCGAGTTGGAAAAAAGATAGGGCCGCGCACGCTGGCGTAACAGATCGATCACCGGTTGCGCCCCGGCAATATAGCCGCCGATGGCACCGCCCAGAGCCTTGCCAAGCGTGCCGGTCAGAATGTCGGCTTTCACACCTGCGTGCGCCGGCGTGCCGGCACCCTTCGGCCCCATAAACCCGGTGGCGTGGCAGTCATCGACCATCAGCATGGCGTCATATTTTTCCGCCAGCTCTTTAATACCGGAGAGGTTCGCAAGATACCCGTCCATGCTGAAAACCCCGTCGGTCGCGATCAGGATGAACCGTGCACCCTCGCTGCGGGCGAGCTGCAGCTGGCCTTCCAGATCGGCCATATCTGAATTCGCATATCGGTAGCGTTTCGCTTTGCAGAGCCTGATACCGTCGATGATGGATGCATGATTGAGTGCGTCCGAGACGACGGCATCTTCCGGGCCCAGCAGCGGCTCAAAGAGACCACCGTTTGCATCAAAGCAGGCCGCGAAAAGGATCGAATCGTCGTGCCCGAGAAACTGCGCAAGGCGCTGCTCGAGCTGCCGGTGCAGGTCCTGCGTGCCGCAGATAAACCGAACAGAAGCCATGCCGAAACCCCGCGGCGCCATGGCATCCTGTGCGGCCGTAATCAGATCGGGGTGATCCGCAAGACCGAGGTAATTATTGGCACACAGATTGATTACCTCCCGGTCGCCCACTGAGATCCTGCCGCCCTGCGCTGAGGTGATCATGCGCTCGCGTTTCATCATCCCGTCCGCCTCGATCCGGTTCAGCGTGTCAGAGATATGGTCAAGAAATGCATGCGTCATGAGAGACTCCCTTCGCCTGTGGTCTAACACGCCTCAGAGAAATCCGGAACTGCCTAAATACAAAATAACGGATATTTTCCGTCTTACAGGATATCAGCCCCCCTGAACGACCAGAAAAATGCGTGCCGGGCCATTCGTCGCGGCAATCCTGTGCGGGACATCGACGGCATACCGTGCGGTGTCACCGGCAAGCAGACGCTGCGTGTCTTCGCCGCTGGTCACGCTGATTGTGCCGTCGATCACTGTCAGATGCTCGCGCGCACCGCGGCTGTGGGGCTGACTGTCGAGGGCGCCGCCTTCTTCAAAGCTCACCTCGTAGACTTCGTGTTTGCCTGCCTCTTCAGGTGGAGAGAGGATTCTGATGCGGCACCCAGAGCCAAGGTTATCAATAGTGGGAACCTCTGCTGCGCGCAGCAGTTCAATGCGGGCTGCCGCAGCGGCACCATCAAGAAGGCCGGCAAAATCGACCTGCAACGCCCGGGTCAGGTTCCACAGGGTCGCGATTGTCGGGCTGCTTTCGCCGCGCTCGATCTGGCTGACCATGGAGCGCGAAACACCGGAGAGCCGTGCCACTGCATCAAGAGACAGACCCTGAGTGCGCCGGGCGTCTTTCAGCCGCGCGGGAAGCTGCGAAAGGATGGCATCTGAGGTTTCCGTCATAAAAGCGGTTTCGCCGATATCCCGGATGCTGTCAACGCTGTGACGCCCGTTACTGACGATACGTCGTGGCTGACTTCCAGGTCCCGCCCGGGCATACTTGGCCGGGAAACGAACGGGAGACTGACATGACACGCGAAATCGTACTTCTGGACGGCGCGCGCACCGCGATCGGCACCTTTGGCGGCGCGCTTGCGGATACGCCGCCTATTGAGCTTGGCACGGTGGCGGCAAAAGCGGCACTTGAACGGTCAGGCGTTGAAGGCGCACAGATCGGTCACGTCGTCTTTGGCCACGTGATCAACACGGAGCCGCGCGACATGTATCTCAGCCGGGTGGCCGCGATGCAGGCCGGTGTGCCTGAGACCGTGCCCGCGATGAACGTGAACCGGCTTTGCGGCTCGGGCGCGCAGGCGATTGTCTCGGTTATTCAGTCTCTGATGCTGGGGGATGCGGACTTCGGGCTCGCGGGGGGTGCCGAGAACATGTCGCGCTCGCCTTTCATCATGCCACAGCAACGCTGGGGTGCGAAAATGGGCGACGTCAAAAGCCTCGATATGATGCTGGGCGCGCTGAACTGTCCTTTCGGAACCGGGCACATGGGTGTCACGGCTGAAAACGTCGCCGCGGAACACGGGATCAGCCGTGAGGATCAGGACGCATTCGCCCTGCAAAGCCAGGAGCGCGCGGCGAAGGCAATTTCCGAGGGCCGTTTTTCCAGCCAGATCGCGCCGGTAGAGGTTCGGGTAAAGCGCGACATGGTCGCATTTGACACGGATGAACATCCCAAAGGCACGACCGCCGAAGCGCTGGCCGGGCTGCGCACGGTCTTCCAGAAAGACGGGACTGTGAC is part of the Roseobacter ponti genome and encodes:
- the tdh gene encoding L-threonine 3-dehydrogenase, producing MTNEMKALSKLHPREGLWMIHAPVPEPGPDDVLIRIKKTGICGTDIHIWNWDDWAASTVPVPMITGHEFAGEIVEVGHNVTDLEIGQRCSGEGHLIGKTSRQSRAGKFHLDPATRGIGVNEQGAFAQYLRLPAFNVVPLPDDIPDDIGAILDPLGNAVHTALSFDLIGEDVLITGAGPIGIMAAAVARHAGARHVVITDVNPDRLRLAAEVADVVPVNVAEQDLAETVSDLKMKQGFDVGLEMSGNQRALDQMVDAMTMGGRIAMLGIPPGKSPVDWSRIVFKAITIKGVYGREIFETWYKMIAMLQNGLDVSRVITHRFAVDDFEAGFAAMKSGQSGKVVLDWT
- a CDS encoding glycine C-acetyltransferase → MTHAFLDHISDTLNRIEADGMMKRERMITSAQGGRISVGDREVINLCANNYLGLADHPDLITAAQDAMAPRGFGMASVRFICGTQDLHRQLEQRLAQFLGHDDSILFAACFDANGGLFEPLLGPEDAVVSDALNHASIIDGIRLCKAKRYRYANSDMADLEGQLQLARSEGARFILIATDGVFSMDGYLANLSGIKELAEKYDAMLMVDDCHATGFMGPKGAGTPAHAGVKADILTGTLGKALGGAIGGYIAGAQPVIDLLRQRARPYLFSNSLPPSIVSAGLKALDLVEAGDDLRAQLFENTRIWRSGLEALGFELLPGEHPIVPVMLGEAQLAQDMAARLFDEGVFVSGFFFPVVPRGEARIRTQMNAALTQEDLSFALKAFETAGKACGVLK
- a CDS encoding helix-turn-helix domain-containing protein encodes the protein MTETSDAILSQLPARLKDARRTQGLSLDAVARLSGVSRSMVSQIERGESSPTIATLWNLTRALQVDFAGLLDGAAAAARIELLRAAEVPTIDNLGSGCRIRILSPPEEAGKHEVYEVSFEEGGALDSQPHSRGAREHLTVIDGTISVTSGEDTQRLLAGDTARYAVDVPHRIAATNGPARIFLVVQGG
- a CDS encoding acetyl-CoA C-acyltransferase family protein; its protein translation is MTREIVLLDGARTAIGTFGGALADTPPIELGTVAAKAALERSGVEGAQIGHVVFGHVINTEPRDMYLSRVAAMQAGVPETVPAMNVNRLCGSGAQAIVSVIQSLMLGDADFGLAGGAENMSRSPFIMPQQRWGAKMGDVKSLDMMLGALNCPFGTGHMGVTAENVAAEHGISREDQDAFALQSQERAAKAISEGRFSSQIAPVEVRVKRDMVAFDTDEHPKGTTAEALAGLRTVFQKDGTVTAGNASGINDGAAAVVMASAEAAEAAGLKPKARILGYAHAGVRPEVMGIGPIPAVEKLFEKTGLSAGDFDVIESNEAFAAQALAVSGALGFNPAKVNPNGGAIALGHPVGATGAIITVKTLYELERTGGKRGLITMCIGGGQGIALAIELL